A genomic stretch from Halichoerus grypus chromosome 7, mHalGry1.hap1.1, whole genome shotgun sequence includes:
- the LOC118521309 gene encoding olfactory receptor 10J1-like: MKTKNHTVVSEFILQGFSSFREHKVILFVIFLMLYLFTLAGSVITVTIISFARHLHTPMYFFLSVLSTSETVYTLVIVPRMLCSLTGLSQPISLAGCATQMFFFLTLAINNCFLLTAMGYDRYVAICNPLRYAVLMNKRVCALLVWGAFSFGLFVAIIQISSVFRLPFCDREVAHYFCDIRPVMKLSCADTTLHDIINFIISSLVIVMPMGLVFISYILIISTILKIPSAQGRKKAFATCASHLTVVIVHYGCASIAYLKPKSEDTRDQDQLISVTYTVITPLLNPVVYTLRNKEVKDALHHAISKNPLA; this comes from the coding sequence ATGAAGACTAAGAACCACACAGTGGTGAGTGAATTCATTCTCCAGGGGTTTTCCAGCTTCCGAGAACACAAGGTCATCCTCTTTGTGATATTTCTTATGTTGTACCTTTTTACTCTGGCTGGCAGTGTCATCACTGTGACCATTATCAGCTTTGCTCGTCATCTCCACAcacccatgtacttcttcctcagtGTGCTCTCCACCTCCGAGACCGTGTACACACTGGTCATTGTACCGCGGATGCTCTGCAGCCTTACAGGTCTTAGCCAACCCATCTCCTTGGCtggctgtgccacccagatgtTCTTCTTCCTCACCTTGGCCATCAACAACTGCTTCCTGCTCACGGCCATGGGGTACGACCGCTACGTGGCCATCTGCAACCCCTTGAGGTACGCAGTCCTCATGAACAAGAGGGTGTGTGCCCTGCTCGTTTGGGGGGCTTTCAGCTTTGGGCTGTTTGTGGCCATAATTCAGATTTCCTCTGTGTTCAGGCTGCCCTTTTGTGACAGAGAAGTGGCCCATTATTTCTGTGACATCCGCCCAGTTATGAAACTCTCCTGTGCAGACACCACTCTACATGACATAATTAATTTTATCATCAGCTCGCTTGTTATTGTGATGCCCATGGGGCTGGTCTTCATCTCCTACATCCTCATCATCTCCACCATCCTCAAGATCCCCTCTGCCCAGGGCCGGAAGAAGGCCTTCGCCACCTGCGCCTCCCACCTCACGGTGGTCATTGTCCACTACGGCTGTGCCTCCATTGCCTACCTCAAGCCCAAGTCCGAAGATACCAGGGATCAGGATCAGCTGATCTCAGTGACCTACACCGTCATCACCCCCCTGCTGAACCCTGTGGTGTACACCCTGAGGAACAAGGAGGTCAAGGATGCTCTTCACCATGCAATTAGCAAAAATCCTCTTGCCTAG